In a single window of the Nicotiana tomentosiformis chromosome 10, ASM39032v3, whole genome shotgun sequence genome:
- the LOC104113151 gene encoding uncharacterized protein isoform X2, producing the protein MLSLSSNVQIGDGGDGGGIVLQNCPWGEQALSIARDVLLQFGDDMELYAFKTSPRGYIYVRLDKLPNEYGCPSMDEMEEFSRQYKKKLDEAGALGKIPDDLALEVSSPGAERLLKVPDDLSRFKDMPMRVSYIEEMNSRNLEKDGIFFLESVDAELGSCMWKLADVKENRDPAAKGRPLSRKQKDWRLKLPYAMVKRVTLYLDY; encoded by the exons atgcTGAGCCTGAG TTCAAACGTTCAGATTGGTGATGGAGGTGATGGAGGGGGAATAGTTTTGCAAAATTGCCCTTGGGGTGAGCAGGCGTTATCCATTGCTCGTGATGTGCTGCTACAGTTCGGTGATGACATGGAGCTCTATGCATTCAAAACTAGTCCTCGCGGATACATCTATGTGAGATTAGACAAACTTCCAAATGA ATATGGCTGTCCAAGTATGGATGAGATGGAAGAATTTAGCCGCCAATACAAGAAAAAGTTAGACGAAGCTGGTGCACTAGGGAAAATTCCTGATGATCTCGCCCTTGAG GTATCATCTCCTGGTGCTGAGAGGCTACTAAAAGTACCAGATGACTTATCCCGCTTCAAGGACATGCCTATGAGAGTTAGCTATATCGAAGAAATGAACTCGAGAAACCTTGAAAAGGACGGAATATTCTTCTTAGAATCAGTTGATGCAGAATTAGGAAGCTGTATGTGGAAGTTGGCGGATGTTAAGGAGAATAGAGATCCAGCGGCCAAAGGAAGGCCTCTAAGCCGTAAACAGAAAGATTGGAGGTTAAAACTGCCTTATGCAATGGTTAAGAGGGTAACTTTGTACCTTGATTATTGA
- the LOC104113151 gene encoding uncharacterized protein isoform X1: MRSILSSKISNFLRNPLFSTPLHHHHHRFPTILQPKQSLHNLCNGLQNGVPFNKLISVSALRYLSTNSLEEITPDRNENDPLHYETIADVEPIDLWEEEEEDAEPEIGDGGDGGGIVLQNCPWGEQALSIARDVLLQFGDDMELYAFKTSPRGYIYVRLDKLPNEYGCPSMDEMEEFSRQYKKKLDEAGALGKIPDDLALEVSSPGAERLLKVPDDLSRFKDMPMRVSYIEEMNSRNLEKDGIFFLESVDAELGSCMWKLADVKENRDPAAKGRPLSRKQKDWRLKLPYAMVKRVTLYLDY; the protein is encoded by the exons ATGAGAAGTATACTCAGTAGCAAAATCAGCAATTTCTTGCGAAACCCTTTATTCTCTACACCTCTCCATCACCATCACCATCGGTTTCCAACAATACTGCAACCAAAACAAAGCCTTCACAATCTTTGTAATGGTTTGCAAAATGGTGTTCCTTTTAATAAACTCATCTCAGTTTCAGCTCTTCGGTACTTGAGCACTAATTCTTTAGAAGAAATAACCCCAGATAGAAATGAAAACGACCCACTTCACT ATGAAACGATTGCGGATGTAGAACCAATAGATTtatgggaagaagaagaagaggatgcTGAGCCTGAG ATTGGTGATGGAGGTGATGGAGGGGGAATAGTTTTGCAAAATTGCCCTTGGGGTGAGCAGGCGTTATCCATTGCTCGTGATGTGCTGCTACAGTTCGGTGATGACATGGAGCTCTATGCATTCAAAACTAGTCCTCGCGGATACATCTATGTGAGATTAGACAAACTTCCAAATGA ATATGGCTGTCCAAGTATGGATGAGATGGAAGAATTTAGCCGCCAATACAAGAAAAAGTTAGACGAAGCTGGTGCACTAGGGAAAATTCCTGATGATCTCGCCCTTGAG GTATCATCTCCTGGTGCTGAGAGGCTACTAAAAGTACCAGATGACTTATCCCGCTTCAAGGACATGCCTATGAGAGTTAGCTATATCGAAGAAATGAACTCGAGAAACCTTGAAAAGGACGGAATATTCTTCTTAGAATCAGTTGATGCAGAATTAGGAAGCTGTATGTGGAAGTTGGCGGATGTTAAGGAGAATAGAGATCCAGCGGCCAAAGGAAGGCCTCTAAGCCGTAAACAGAAAGATTGGAGGTTAAAACTGCCTTATGCAATGGTTAAGAGGGTAACTTTGTACCTTGATTATTGA